The following are encoded in a window of Heptranchias perlo isolate sHepPer1 unplaced genomic scaffold, sHepPer1.hap1 HAP1_SCAFFOLD_771, whole genome shotgun sequence genomic DNA:
- the LOC137319226 gene encoding chromobox protein homolog 8-like has product MERDRERERERERRRQRESERERERDRERGERE; this is encoded by the exons atggagagagaccgagagagagagagagagagagagagaaggaga cagagagagagtgagagggagagagagagagacagggagagaggagagagagag